One region of Quercus lobata isolate SW786 chromosome 2, ValleyOak3.0 Primary Assembly, whole genome shotgun sequence genomic DNA includes:
- the LOC115973864 gene encoding uncharacterized protein LOC115973864, which translates to MEQVVIDGLQHLQLTKEEEEEISISTASSSNLLEECELSLFGRLLANRNQNMRAFKSTLRPVWKMGSDLRIVDVGKNIFQFKFSSSYQLEWVERNGPWNFDNNLLLLCRWRKGLSVTNISFTHSPLWIQVWGLPFESMTEEVGKDLGSKLGKYIELDRRSWLSEQVKFLRIRVDIPIDKPLRRGGNIVNMEGDKHWVTFKYERLPNFCFLCGILGHDEKHCSSSQDKSECSRQYGDRLRANNGARGGLEKQKAASSSGHEERMEEDLGNRFFPVNTSPASMGSEKMGLSSAQSNHTSSNNMNQDQGYTLDTLSAEKQRSDNTVRSLSPAPSLEKLSGDSQMPVEAGKETEAMPSAVGCYKHALEAHKPTSPKKPINNSSHASEPTSTSSNSKKPINSPTPISESSNISLSPKRRNIKRIARAQGGGTQNTNLNDQSPIRLSGSKRAATCEFLAENVNKPQKKQHESCQTEAQNNIERSAMTVEQPGAMNSLCWNCRGIGNPRTVFALRDYLRRWNPKLVFLSETKLISRRMEKVKYKLGFSNGLIVPSRGRRGGLALLWSSDTVLEIKSYSDYHIDASV; encoded by the exons ATGGAACAAGTAGTTATTGATGGATTGCAGCATCTCCAACTTactaaagaggaagaagaagaaatctccaTATCAACCGCTAGCAGCTCAAACCTCTTGGAAGAGTGCGAGCTGAGTCTGTTTGGCCGGCTTCTAGCTAACAGAAACCAAAACATGAGAGCTTTTAAATCAACTCTTAGACCAGTTTGGAAGATGGGTTCGGATTTACGGATCGTTGAtgtaggaaaaaatatttttcagttcAAATTTAGCTCAAGTTATCAACTAGAATGGGTTGAGAGAAATGGTCCCTGGAATTTCGACAATAACCTCCTGCTCCTTTGCAGATGGAGGAAAGGTTTATCAGTAACAAACATCTCTTTCACTCACTCTCCTCTCTGGATCCAAGTTTGGGGTCTTCCATTTGAAAGTATGACAGAGGAAGTTGGAAAGGATCTTGGCAGCAAGCTGGGCAAATATATTGAATTAGATAGACGTTCTTGGTTGTCGGAACAAGTAAAATTTTTGCGAATACGAGTGGACATCCCCATTGACAAGCCTCTTCGAAGGGGTGGAAACATTGTAAACATGGAAGGAGACAAACATTGGGTCACTTTCAAATATGAAAGGCTCCCAAACTTCTGCTTTCTTTGTGGAATATTGGGTCATGATGAAAAGCACTGCTCTAGTTCTCAAGACAAGTCTGAATGCAGTAGACAATATGGGGATCGGCTCCGTGCAAACAATGGGGCCAGGGGAGgtttggaaaaacaaaaagctgCGAGTAGTAGTGGGCATGAAGAACGAATGGAGGAGGACCTTGGTAATCGGTTTTTTCCAGTGAACACTAGTCCGGCGAGCATGGGATCAGAGAAGATGGGGCTCTCATCAGCCCAGTCAAATCACACGAGCTCCAATAACATGAACCAGGACCAAGGCTACACGTTAGACACACTGTCAGCGGAAAAACAGAGAAGCGACAACACGGTACGTTCCTTGAGCCCTGCACCCTCTCTAGAAAAGCTTTCAGGTGACTCCCAAATGCCGGTAGAGGCAGGAAAGGAAACAGAAGCAATGCCTTCTGCTGTGGGCTGTTATAAGCATGCATTAGAGGCCCATAAACCAACCAGCCCAAAGAAACCCATTAACAATTCCTCCCATGCAAGTGAGCCCACCAGCACCTCTTCAAATTCAAAGAAGCCCATTAATAGCCCCACACCTATTAGTGAGTCCAGCAACATTTCTTTAAgcccaaaaagaagaaacattAAAAGGATTGCTAGAGCCCAAGGAGGGGGAACTCAAAACACTAATCTTAATGACCAAAGTCCAATTAGGCTCTCAGGTTCCAAAAGAGCAGCAACGTGTGAGTTTCTAGCAGAGAACGTAAACAAGCCCCAAAAGAAACAACATGAGTCATGTCAAACTGAAGCACAAAATAACATTGAGAGATCGGCGATGACTGTTGAGCAGCCGGGAGCAATGAATTCCCTATGTTGGAACTGCCGGGGAATTGGGAACCCCCGGACAGTTTTTGCGCTCCGTGATTATTTGCGGCGCTGGAATCCCAAACTCGTCTTCCTCTCGGAGACAAAATTGATTAGCAGGCGTATGGAGAAAGTTAAGTACAAGCTGGGTTTTTCAAATGGACTTATTGTTCCTAGTAGGGGACGTAGGGGTGGCCTTGCTCTGCTCTGGTCCAGTGACACTGTTCTGGAAATTAAGAGCTATTCAGACTATCACATTGATGCG TCAGTTTAA